The segment ATCAATAAACCTAATTTATGGAGCTTATCTATTATCAAAAAAAGTTCTGTCTTTGTTATGTTTACTACTTTAGACAGCTTTGCCACTGTAGGATACTCATCTATTCGGGAAAGAACATACCCTTCAACAGGTGAAATATAAATCTTTTCATCCAACAATTTCAACCTATTAACAGAGAAAACTGTATTTTCCCCACCAAATTTTTTCGTAAAGTATTTCGTGATATAAAGCACCATATTATCATAAAACTTTTTAATCTGTTCATTATGATACCCGGAGCTTAAAATAGACATGATACTTTTTAATGATTCATAAATCTTATTTTTATTGAATAATTCAAGAGCCACTATAAATTTTACTATAGGGTCATCTTCTTTTACAAATTCCTTTTCAGATACAATTTTGATAGACCCATTTACAATGCCAGTAAAAATCTCCTCTAAAGTCTCAAATTCATCCCCACCCTTTTCAACAATAATTTCTCCCACACTTTTTTTACCGTCTATATATTTTTTCAAGGGATGATTATCATCTTTTACAGCCAAAACAGAACCATAAGAGAACACCTTTAAAAATCTTGCAACCTCATCTTTTCTTCTTAGACCTTCGAGGATTAAAAAATCAACAGGAATAGATATCATTGTATCATAAACCTGTTTTTCATCAAAAATAAAAAAGCCGCTCTCCCAATTTAATATATGATACACCACTTCCTGAACCTGTATCTCCAGAATCTTTTTTACACTTGCTTCATCAAGAAAGTTATATTCCACCAAAACCTTACCTATAGGGATTTTTAGCTGCTTTTGCAATGAAAGCCCCTTCACAAGAGAGCTTTTATTAAGCATTTTATATTTAAGTAAAAGTTGTCCCAAAAGAAGATTAGGAATATTGGAGGTAACATACACTATTTTACCATTTTTAAATATTATATTTACCTCATCACTCTCCTTCTGTAGATGTAATTCACCATTTTTATTTGAAAAGGCTATCCATTGAAAAACCTCAGTAAGAGGCATCGCTTTTAGGTCACCCACAAGCCCTTTGCTAACCATTTAACACCCTTAAAAGCTTATTGTGTATATGACCATTTGTGGCAACTATAAAATCTGACCAGAGGTCAAATACTTCACCAAACCTTCCGGAAACCTTACCCCCAGCCTCTTCCAGAATAACTACCCCAGCAGCAACATCCCATGGCTTCAGACTTGATTCGTAATAACCACCAAAAACCCCTTTTGCCACATAACAAAGATCAAGCGAAGCAGAACCAGCCCTTCTTATACCCCTTGAATTTTTCAATACAGCACCAAGCATTTCCATCAGAAACCTTTTATCAGTATTCACAATTGAATATGGGAAACCAGTGGCAATAAGAGTATTGATTAATTCACTTTCAGAGCTTACCCTTATCTCAGTTTGATTGCAAAAAGCACCTTTACCTGTTTCTGCAAAAAAAAGCTCATCCAGTATAGGATTATACACAACACCACATCTTGTATTTTTAGAAATATACCCTACAGAAACAGCACAGAATGGAAATCTATGAACAAAATTTGTCGTACCATCTATCGGATCTATAAAAAAACTTCCCCTATCATCGTAACTAGCATCAGTATTATATTCTTCTGACACAATTTTTTTATCAGGAAAGTTTTTTTTCAACTCATCAATAAGATAACGTTCTATTTTTTTATCATATTCTGTAACAAGATCAATTGTATTTTTAAAATCAACTTTAATAGGGGTAAAATAACCCTCTGAAAGTATCTTACCAGCAGTCAATGTTATATTAATTATTGTTTCTAACATATTTCATTATAATATCAAAAATTCTTTTTATGCAATAGAAATTTATCGTCTATTTATCGAAAAATACAGACAATTCACCCAATCTTGATAGACACCTTAGCAATTTTTTTTGAAAACATGATTCAAGCATCTCATTGGAAAAAAGATCTTGTGGTTTGTAAGATGTCCTTATGAATATACTGGTATTATAATAATAACAACTATCGATAAAATGGGCAAAACGCAGTGCATTATTGAGATGGGGAAAAGGCTCCAAACCTTCAATAAAGATAGATTCTACTTTCTCTGGAATGACAAAATATTTAAATGGATGGTTATCTATCAACGTAGAAATAAGCTCATCAATTGTAATAAGTAACTTATTTTCTGAATTATCCTTTTTGAAAAATTCATAAAAGTGTTCATCCGTTACCTTTCTTTTCACCTGATGTTTTTTCTTTCTGTAATCCTCCCCTTCCACTATGATAGTCTTAAAAGTATTTGCAATTACACCAAGCTCTCTTGAAAACTCATCCGCCTGGAACCTGAATTTACCAAGATCCGAAGGTAATGTATTAGAAGTAGTTATTATCAGGGTGTTTTTATTTATATTTGAAAAAAATTTGGCAATCATTCTTGTGGTGGCTGGGTCATCCAGTTCAAACTCATCAATCAACAGAAGATCCAGCTTTGAAAATTCATCGATACATTTTTCCACACCCCAATAAACAAAAAAATAGTTTAGATCACCAAAACTCATGAAAGCTTTTTTGACATCAGCTGTATTATAACAGGCTGACAGAAGGTGTGTTTTACCTACACCGTAACCACCATCTATGTAGATATTTTTAATTGGCAACCCTTCATCTACTTTTTTATTAAAGAAACTAAAAAAACTTTTTTTCATTGTATTAGGTTTATTTTTATAATCATTCAATCTATTTATTTTATCCATCAGCGTCTCTTTAATGTAATGTTGGGAAGGATAATTGTCGTCAGGAATATAGTTTTCAAAAGTGCAATCGGAAAATTTTGGGTGCGGTCTCAAATTTTCAAAACATTTTTCTATCGATACTTCAAATGAGATATCTTTTATATTATAGATCATACCTTACCTTTTTCATTTTTATCAAGAAGCAGATTTCTACATAATTTATGGGATAAAATCAAGTATTATTCAAAAAAATTTTTTTCAACTAATCACAAAAAAGGGGAGCACTTGCTCCCCTGTATAGATTAAAAAGAAGTCGATTACAGTTGTGGTGGATTAGCTGCCCACTGCTCAAGCATATCAGTAGTAACAGATTTTGGTCTTTCAATTGGATAACCAAGACCTCTATCCCAGGTAATGTTAGCCATACATCCGAGAGCTCTACCAACACCAAAGAGTACAGTGTAGAAATCCCACTCTCTAACACCATAGTACCACTGAATAACACCTGATTGTGCATCAACGTTTGGCCATGGGTTTTTAGCTTTACCATGTTTCATCAATACATCTGGTGCAACTTCATAAATCATAGATACAACTTTAAATAGTGGGTCATCTTTAAGTCCAGGAGTTTCAAGACAGAAATTCCTTTGAGCTGTATATCTTGGGTCAGTCTTACGAAGAACAGCGTGACCATAACCTGGGATAACCTGACCAGAGTTAAGTGTATCCCAAAGAGCTTTTTCAATAAGCTCTTTTGTAGGTTCAGCACCTTTCAAATACTTCTCTTCAAACTTGATAATCCAATCAAGAACTTCCTGGTTAGCAAGACCGTGAAGAGGACCTGCAAGACCGTTAAGACCAGCAGAGTAAGCATAGTATGGGTCAGAAAGAGCAGAATGAACAAGGTGAGTAGTGTGGGCGGAAACGTTACCAGATTCATGGTCAGAATGAAGAATAAAATACATCCTTGCAACGTCTGCATACTCTTTGCACTGGCCAATCATATGAGCAAAGTTTGCACCCATATCAAGTGATGGATCTGGTGCAACCTGGAAATCACCTCTATACTTAAGGTTATAGATGAAAGCTGCAATTATTGGAATACGAGCCACAAGATCATAAGCATCTTCATATACATATTCCCAGGCAACCTTTTTATTGAAGTTACCGGAGCTATAGAATTTTGCAAATTTAGAATCTTTCTGCATAGTAAGAATACCAGTAGAAAGCATTACCATAGGATGGCTATCCCTTGGAAGAGCTCTAATTGCATCCCACACATAAGATGGAACAACCTGACGAACTTTCCACTCTTTTAATACCTCATCCACTTGCTCTTTAGTAGGGATATCTCCCGTAAGAAGGAAATACCAGAAAGCTTCAACTGTAGGATATTTAGAACCAGGAGCTTTTGGAAGAGCTTCAAATGTTTCAGGAATAGTTTTACCACGGAATCTAATACCTTCAAAAGGATCAAGATATGAAATATCGGTAACCAGAGCTTTGATATCTCTCATACCACCAATAGCCTGACTGATAGTAACCTTGTCGATTACAACGTTACCGAATTCCTTCAGTAACCTTTGAGTTCTGACACTGTGCTCGGCTATCTTTTTAGCCAAAGTTTGCTTTAATTGAGACATAATTGACCTCCTGTTTTTATTGGTAAATTATAAACCACTGTTTATTTTCTAACACTAAAAAGTGAGATTGTCAACAGTTTTATTGTATACAATATACAAATATGTTTTATGGATACTATTGTTTTTATTGATAATTTGAATTATTTATTTTAATAAACAGAATTAAAAAAACATTTTAATATTAACAATTATCCAAAAATTGTACTTTTAAATCACCAAACAAAAGAGACTTGTAAGAAAAAATGATACTTGCCTATTCAATAAAAATTTATTACCTTTATATACATGTATGGGATAACGTTGATAATAATCAGTGCTCTTATGCACGCCCTGTGGAATTTTTTTCTCAAAAAATCATCTGATAAACATATATTCAATTATCAAATGCATATGATTAATTTAATACTTATGACCTTAACCTACCCAATAATATTTAGCAACTACCTATATTTTGACACAAAGCCCATCATGTATGGTTTTATGGCAGGCATATTCTTCTCTATGTACCATCTTTTTTTAAGTAAAAGTTATAAAACAGAAGATGTCTCCAAAGTATATCCCATAACCACCTCATCACCAATTTTTGTTTCAATTCTGGCGATGATATTTTTAAATGAAAAAATTTCCATTTTAGGCTTCATCGGTATAATAACAGTAATTTTAGGTATACTTATTCTCAACATGAACAATATTGGTAAAATAAAATTTACAAAGGGTGTTTACTATGCTCTACTGGCATCAACATCCTACTCTTTTGGTGCTGTTATAGAAAAATCTGGGGTAGGAAAAGGGAATATTTTTCTCTATATTTACTCCGTGACATTCTTTATGACATTATTTCTATTTATCTATTCAAAACATAACTCAAAAGGTCATATACAATTTGCATTAAAGAATATCAATCTACTTTTACCAGCAAGCATTGTTCTTTTTCTATCAGTTGTTACCTATAGGTTTGGTCTGGAAAGGGTCAATGTATCCTATGCCACTTCCATAAGACAGATAAACGCGCTTTTTGGGGTAATAGTAGGTATCTTATTTCTAAAAGAACCATTCGAAAAAAAGAGGATTGTGGGGGCACTGACTATTATACTGGGAATTATTTTCATCAAAAAAGGGATGTAAGTTGGCACAAAAAATGCTAATTAATTTTCAGAAAGTAGTGGAACAACCACGCTTTTCAGAAGGACCGTCACCTGCCGGCTGGATGCCGGCACCTTTTATTTTATTTGATTTTTATGATCAATTAATATAATATATCTCATAATATGATCAAGGGGTGTATATTGATAGATTTGGACATTCATGGTGAATTAGCAAGAATAACACTAAAACCAGAAGAAAAATTCAACATATTAAGCCCTGTAAACATCAAAAAACTCACATCCACCTTTAAATCCATCCAAAACACTCAGGCAAAATGTATACTTGTCTTTGGAAAAGGTGGTTCTTTTGCCGTGGGTGCAAATATAAAACAGATGTATGAATATGATGGATATATGGCTAAAGGATTTTCTATTTTGGGGAATAAACTTTTCAAACTTATGAATGAATTACCCCAAATCATTATAGCTGAGATAGATGGCTTTTGTATGGGTGGCGGGGTTGACTTTGCCGCATCCTGTGATTTTAGATTTGCCACAAAAAGAAGTAAGTTTGCCCATCCCGGAGCCCAATTGGGAATAATTACCGGATTTGGCGGTACCCAGAGACTTCCAAGGTTGATGAAACAAAATGCCATTTCTGATCTATTTCTATCCGGGGAACTATTCGATGCAGATTTTATGTACAAAGCGAGGTTTTTAAATGGAATATTTGATAGCTATGATGAGCTTTCAAAACAGACAGAATCTATTGCAAACAAGATTATTTCCAAAAATAAACTTTTTTTAAAAGAACTAAAACACCTTAAATATAGGATTTGCTGATGAACGTAATAATAGATGGACATTCACTAGCGTATAAAATTTTTTACAAAACCCCACCCCTTTACAACTCAAAAAAAGTCCCTACTTCCATGATACACTCATTTCTAAATACTCTTCTGTCGATAAAAGATAAATTAAACCCAAATAGAATGATCGTTGTTTTCGATTCCAAAGGGGATACTTTTCGTCACGAATTATTTATTGAATATAAAGCCAATCGTCTGAAAGCCCCCGAAGATCTTATTGTGCAGGTGGAATATCTGAAAAAAATAATACCCCTTTTGGATATAGAGCTTTATGCAAAAGAGGGATTTGAAGCTGATGATCTTATTTATACACTGTCAAAAATAACAGATGATCAGGTAATGATTGTCACAAAGGATAAAGACCTGGCCCAGATTGTGGATGAAAGAGTAAAAATCTTTGACTATCAAACAGATGAAACTGTTGATAGAAAAAAGATACACGAAAAATTTGGCATATATCCAGAGCAGATAGTCGATTTTTTGGCACTTACAGGGGATAGCTCAGACAATGTACCTGGCGTAAAAGGGATTGGGGAAAAAACAGCTGTTTTACTACTAAACGAGTTTGGTACTCTTGACAATATCTACTCAAATCTGGACAAAATTAAGCCATCCTACAGAGAAAAACTTGAAAAAGGCAGAGAGATTGCGTATTTGAGCAAAAAATTGGTCACATTAAAATTTTTGGACAATTATAAAGAAGCAATAGTAAATTCCGACGGTAAACTGGAAGAACTATTGGAAGATCTTGAACTAAAATCTATATACAAAAGATTATTTGGGGAACAAAAAAAGGTAACATTATCCACTGGAACGGTGAAAGATCCCTTTTTAGTAGCATACATTAACGATAAATTGTATGCGGTAAACGAGAAAAATTACCAACAGATCGAAAATCTAACCGGTATAAAACTAAGATACGTTTTTGATTTGAAAAATATAATCAAAAATCACAAAATCGACACAGATCAATTGGTAGACTTTGAGATCATCAGCTGGTTGACAGATCCAGACACCGGAACAATTAAATTCACCGACAAAGATACTCTTGAATCTTTTTTTGAGAAGATATTACAAAAAAAAGAGTTCATACTTGACAGAATGGATAAATACAATTTGTGGGAATTATATAACAAAGTAGAGCACAAAATAATACATATTCTATCGGAGATGGAACAAACCGGGATCCTGCTCAATTCAAAACAACTAAAAGAAACAGACGAAAAGATAAAAGAACTATTAAACAATGAAAAAAAAGCCATTGATGAGATGTTGGGGGAAGAAATAAATTTAAACTCACCCAAACAGTTATCTTTTGTATTATTTGAAAAACTTAAAATGGTTCCATTTAAAAAGAATAAAACAGGTTATTCCACAGATGAAGATTCTCTGAGAAATATGATTTTTCTAAATCCATCGTATGAAAATCTTTTAAAATCGATTCTAAAATACAGAGAATTTAGTAAGCTGATATCCACCTATACTTCGAAACTTTCAGATTATATAGATCGCTCCACAGGAAGGATACATACCCAATTTAAGCAAACCGGGACTGCCACAGGAAGATTGTCATCCGTAAATCCAAATTTACAAAACATCCCCCAAAAAGGTGAATTAGGGTCTGAGATACGTTCTGCCTTCGTCTCAAAGGAGGGTTATTCCTTTTTATCAATAGATTATTCACAGATAGAGCTTCGTATACTCGCCCATATATCAGATGATGAAAATCTCAAGATTGCCTTCGAACAGGATTTTGACATCCACACTATGACAGCGATGAAGGTCTTTGGATTGTTAGAATCCGAGATCACAAGAGATATAAGAAGAATTGCAAAAGCAGTAAATTTTGGTATAATATATGGATTAAGCCCTTACGGACTATCAAGGGATGTGGGTATCCCACAAAGCGAGGCGAAGATATTTATAAAAAAATATTTCGAAACCTATCCAAATGTAAAAAAATATATGAAAGAGATTGTAAAGAAAGCAGAAAATGACGGCTATGTCACCACTATTTTAAATAGACCAAGATTCATACCCGATATTAAAAGCGCCAATAATACCATA is part of the Calditerrivibrio nitroreducens DSM 19672 genome and harbors:
- the zapE gene encoding AFG1/ZapE family ATPase; the encoded protein is MIYNIKDISFEVSIEKCFENLRPHPKFSDCTFENYIPDDNYPSQHYIKETLMDKINRLNDYKNKPNTMKKSFFSFFNKKVDEGLPIKNIYIDGGYGVGKTHLLSACYNTADVKKAFMSFGDLNYFFVYWGVEKCIDEFSKLDLLLIDEFELDDPATTRMIAKFFSNINKNTLIITTSNTLPSDLGKFRFQADEFSRELGVIANTFKTIIVEGEDYRKKKHQVKRKVTDEHFYEFFKKDNSENKLLITIDELISTLIDNHPFKYFVIPEKVESIFIEGLEPFPHLNNALRFAHFIDSCYYYNTSIFIRTSYKPQDLFSNEMLESCFQKKLLRCLSRLGELSVFFDK
- a CDS encoding GRP family sugar transporter; translation: MYGITLIIISALMHALWNFFLKKSSDKHIFNYQMHMINLILMTLTYPIIFSNYLYFDTKPIMYGFMAGIFFSMYHLFLSKSYKTEDVSKVYPITTSSPIFVSILAMIFLNEKISILGFIGIITVILGILILNMNNIGKIKFTKGVYYALLASTSYSFGAVIEKSGVGKGNIFLYIYSVTFFMTLFLFIYSKHNSKGHIQFALKNINLLLPASIVLFLSVVTYRFGLERVNVSYATSIRQINALFGVIVGILFLKEPFEKKRIVGALTIILGIIFIKKGM
- a CDS encoding citrate (Si)-synthase, whose translation is MSQLKQTLAKKIAEHSVRTQRLLKEFGNVVIDKVTISQAIGGMRDIKALVTDISYLDPFEGIRFRGKTIPETFEALPKAPGSKYPTVEAFWYFLLTGDIPTKEQVDEVLKEWKVRQVVPSYVWDAIRALPRDSHPMVMLSTGILTMQKDSKFAKFYSSGNFNKKVAWEYVYEDAYDLVARIPIIAAFIYNLKYRGDFQVAPDPSLDMGANFAHMIGQCKEYADVARMYFILHSDHESGNVSAHTTHLVHSALSDPYYAYSAGLNGLAGPLHGLANQEVLDWIIKFEEKYLKGAEPTKELIEKALWDTLNSGQVIPGYGHAVLRKTDPRYTAQRNFCLETPGLKDDPLFKVVSMIYEVAPDVLMKHGKAKNPWPNVDAQSGVIQWYYGVREWDFYTVLFGVGRALGCMANITWDRGLGYPIERPKSVTTDMLEQWAANPPQL
- a CDS encoding inositol monophosphatase family protein, with protein sequence MLETIINITLTAGKILSEGYFTPIKVDFKNTIDLVTEYDKKIERYLIDELKKNFPDKKIVSEEYNTDASYDDRGSFFIDPIDGTTNFVHRFPFCAVSVGYISKNTRCGVVYNPILDELFFAETGKGAFCNQTEIRVSSESELINTLIATGFPYSIVNTDKRFLMEMLGAVLKNSRGIRRAGSASLDLCYVAKGVFGGYYESSLKPWDVAAGVVILEEAGGKVSGRFGEVFDLWSDFIVATNGHIHNKLLRVLNG
- a CDS encoding DNA polymerase; this translates as MNVIIDGHSLAYKIFYKTPPLYNSKKVPTSMIHSFLNTLLSIKDKLNPNRMIVVFDSKGDTFRHELFIEYKANRLKAPEDLIVQVEYLKKIIPLLDIELYAKEGFEADDLIYTLSKITDDQVMIVTKDKDLAQIVDERVKIFDYQTDETVDRKKIHEKFGIYPEQIVDFLALTGDSSDNVPGVKGIGEKTAVLLLNEFGTLDNIYSNLDKIKPSYREKLEKGREIAYLSKKLVTLKFLDNYKEAIVNSDGKLEELLEDLELKSIYKRLFGEQKKVTLSTGTVKDPFLVAYINDKLYAVNEKNYQQIENLTGIKLRYVFDLKNIIKNHKIDTDQLVDFEIISWLTDPDTGTIKFTDKDTLESFFEKILQKKEFILDRMDKYNLWELYNKVEHKIIHILSEMEQTGILLNSKQLKETDEKIKELLNNEKKAIDEMLGEEINLNSPKQLSFVLFEKLKMVPFKKNKTGYSTDEDSLRNMIFLNPSYENLLKSILKYREFSKLISTYTSKLSDYIDRSTGRIHTQFKQTGTATGRLSSVNPNLQNIPQKGELGSEIRSAFVSKEGYSFLSIDYSQIELRILAHISDDENLKIAFEQDFDIHTMTAMKVFGLLESEITRDIRRIAKAVNFGIIYGLSPYGLSRDVGIPQSEAKIFIKKYFETYPNVKKYMKEIVKKAENDGYVTTILNRPRFIPDIKSANNTIKQRAERIAINSPIQGSAADIIKLAMIKSDKYLKRMQIDGKLILQVHDELVFEINDKYIDKTSKDIKVIMENIYPLKVPLKVNLGISKNLGDLK
- a CDS encoding enoyl-CoA hydratase/isomerase family protein, with amino-acid sequence MIDLDIHGELARITLKPEEKFNILSPVNIKKLTSTFKSIQNTQAKCILVFGKGGSFAVGANIKQMYEYDGYMAKGFSILGNKLFKLMNELPQIIIAEIDGFCMGGGVDFAASCDFRFATKRSKFAHPGAQLGIITGFGGTQRLPRLMKQNAISDLFLSGELFDADFMYKARFLNGIFDSYDELSKQTESIANKIISKNKLFLKELKHLKYRIC